The following proteins are co-located in the Heliorestis convoluta genome:
- a CDS encoding virulence protein, translated as MGVKITYELKGQRRKELVQAISEVLGTVAKYKSVPTCAYEIGDLVVDREGAVIINDGMTPAEVQHMVTVLEAQGFLPTNYGENAFDGIEVSMPREMFTEKALENLHKIVNAKGELIAKAIGTMDLRIIENDVKVRFPWFPRTEDGDEVKHYTQFTEALCKMAIERNRVASTPKKSENEKYDFRCFLLRLGFIGSEYKALRKFFLRNLTGNSAFKNGKPNNEN; from the coding sequence ATGGGGGTTAAAATTACCTATGAACTAAAAGGGCAGCGAAGAAAGGAGCTGGTACAGGCAATCAGCGAAGTGCTGGGAACAGTGGCAAAATATAAGAGCGTACCAACATGCGCCTATGAGATTGGAGACCTAGTGGTTGACCGAGAAGGGGCTGTAATCATCAATGACGGCATGACACCGGCAGAAGTTCAACATATGGTAACGGTGCTGGAAGCCCAAGGCTTTCTTCCAACAAACTATGGCGAGAATGCCTTTGACGGCATCGAGGTATCCATGCCAAGAGAGATGTTCACCGAAAAAGCACTGGAGAATCTCCACAAGATCGTCAATGCCAAAGGAGAACTAATCGCCAAGGCAATCGGCACCATGGATTTGAGAATTATCGAAAATGATGTGAAGGTGCGATTCCCATGGTTCCCGAGAACTGAAGACGGGGATGAAGTCAAACACTACACGCAATTTACAGAAGCCTTATGCAAAATGGCAATCGAAAGAAACCGCGTGGCTTCAACACCAAAGAAAAGTGAAAATGAGAAATATGATTTTAGATGTTTTCTTTTAAGGCTCGGATTCATTGGAAGTGAGTACAAGGCACTGAGAAAGTTTTTCCTTCGAAATCTCACTGGTAACTCAGCATTTAAGAATGGCAAACCGAATAACGAAAACTGA
- a CDS encoding phage major capsid protein, with the protein MANQSMYNKAFWNTMRIQHEVYPEMSNMADSTGSYPAPYEFLSSYTPALEKENLFRRIGTVIKTTSPEGKIHAATSTGKAEWVGEAVAIPESSDTISQFTVDSHKLASLAKLKHTFVTDNKFDIEKYLKNEFARRFGREEENALINGDGNDAPVGILHPTAGAEVGITTATDAITYDEIIKLYFSLDKHYRKNAVWVVNDETALYLRTLKDASGNYIWNHTDNTILGKPVEYSPYMPEIESGKKPIAFGDFSYLWLIERQPLSIKVLKEKYILEGQIGYAAYERLDAKLIVPEAVKLLQVAE; encoded by the coding sequence ATGGCAAACCAAAGTATGTACAACAAAGCATTTTGGAACACTATGAGAATTCAGCATGAAGTCTATCCGGAAATGAGCAATATGGCAGATAGCACTGGTAGCTATCCAGCTCCCTATGAGTTTCTAAGCAGCTACACACCAGCACTGGAAAAAGAAAACCTCTTCAGAAGAATCGGAACGGTCATTAAAACCACATCACCAGAAGGCAAGATTCATGCAGCTACCTCAACCGGAAAAGCTGAATGGGTTGGTGAAGCGGTTGCTATACCAGAAAGCTCCGATACCATCAGCCAGTTCACCGTCGATTCTCATAAACTAGCGAGCCTTGCAAAATTAAAACATACCTTCGTTACAGATAATAAATTCGATATCGAAAAATATCTCAAGAATGAATTTGCTCGTAGATTTGGTAGGGAAGAAGAAAACGCACTTATTAACGGAGATGGTAATGATGCACCGGTAGGAATTCTTCACCCAACCGCTGGTGCTGAAGTAGGTATCACAACAGCTACAGATGCCATCACCTATGATGAAATCATCAAACTGTACTTCTCCCTCGATAAGCATTACAGAAAAAATGCTGTATGGGTTGTGAACGATGAGACAGCACTGTATCTCAGAACCTTAAAAGACGCAAGCGGTAATTATATATGGAATCATACTGACAATACCATCCTTGGAAAGCCAGTAGAATACTCGCCATATATGCCAGAGATCGAGAGCGGCAAAAAACCTATCGCTTTTGGAGATTTCAGCTATCTTTGGCTCATTGAGCGTCAACCCCTTTCCATAAAAGTCTTGAAGGAGAAATACATCCTTGAAGGACAAATCGGTTATGCAGCTTACGAAAGGCTGGATGCAAAACTGATCGTACCGGAAGCTGTCAAGCTCCTTCAGGTGGCAGAGTAA
- a CDS encoding phage/plasmid primase, P4 family, producing the protein MEQLKQQKIWVCWRYETKHSRRTKVLYNTKGYKTGTSKKYNFQWASYDEATVAVKANGFDGIGLVLPKGIGGIDLDHIDRNSILAEEVRELMNTYEELSPSSKGIHHLFKVDVEKIPSNKGKLSSDYYSKNPHNDMEIYIGGLTNRYLTFTGETINDVPLADRTDEVLTFLDKYMKKERFKEDSCDHFDIIVTARKAKNGEKFIALFDKGDISGYGSPSEADQALCNILSFYTGGNADQMDSLFRQSKLYREKWEREDYRTSTIENAIKGCHGKFYIGSKSRPPYIYYDERSKRMKVNCPLLARHIRENLHYIFVRDSARGGVLRYVYEDGCYRLYADEMLKGIIKNYITSFDESILQMRDVNEVFGQITTDLKFKTSEELNADEDIINFQNGILRLSDMKLLPHSPEVMSTIQIPCNWLGSAKPTPVFDKFMNDLTSGDKAVENLLLEFMGVCLSNVKGHRMKKSLFMVGKGDTGKSQLKSLTERLLGNGNFIGIDLKEIESRFGTGNLYNKRLAGSSDMSFLTVGELRIFKQCTGGDSIFAEFKGQNGFEFIYKGLFWFCMNRLPKFGGDDGQWVYDRIMQVNCNNVIPKEKQDKFLLDKMYAERDGIVHKAIMALTQVIKNGYTFTEPQCVEKAREVYMAENNTVIAFFTECMEERPLGKIKDSCTTGRVFDVYKAWCMDNNHGYAKTAKEFRTELADYLGTTFSDMTVRRGKGGTFYHRYTLTDEAKSRYQRAYGYDEFPLLASNQ; encoded by the coding sequence ATGGAACAACTAAAACAGCAAAAGATCTGGGTATGTTGGCGATATGAAACAAAACATAGCCGCCGTACCAAAGTCTTATATAACACCAAAGGCTATAAAACCGGAACCAGTAAAAAGTATAATTTCCAGTGGGCAAGTTATGATGAGGCCACAGTTGCAGTAAAAGCTAATGGGTTTGATGGCATTGGTCTAGTACTCCCTAAAGGCATCGGTGGCATTGATCTCGATCATATTGATAGAAACAGTATTCTAGCAGAAGAAGTCCGAGAGCTGATGAATACTTATGAAGAACTCTCCCCCAGTTCTAAAGGCATTCACCATCTATTCAAAGTGGATGTTGAGAAGATTCCTTCTAACAAAGGAAAACTATCCAGCGATTACTACAGCAAAAACCCCCACAACGATATGGAAATATACATCGGTGGACTTACCAATCGATATCTTACCTTTACGGGTGAAACAATCAATGATGTGCCATTAGCTGATCGGACTGATGAAGTTCTTACCTTCCTCGATAAGTACATGAAAAAGGAACGCTTCAAAGAAGATTCTTGTGATCACTTCGACATTATCGTCACAGCTAGAAAAGCCAAAAATGGAGAAAAGTTCATTGCCCTCTTTGACAAGGGGGATATTTCCGGTTACGGAAGTCCATCAGAAGCAGACCAAGCTCTCTGCAACATTCTCTCCTTCTACACCGGCGGCAACGCTGATCAGATGGATAGCCTGTTTAGACAATCGAAGCTCTACAGGGAAAAATGGGAGCGGGAAGACTATCGAACTTCTACTATTGAAAATGCCATCAAAGGCTGTCATGGCAAGTTCTACATAGGCAGTAAAAGCAGACCGCCCTACATCTACTACGATGAGCGTTCCAAACGCATGAAGGTCAATTGCCCTCTACTGGCGAGACATATTCGGGAGAACCTTCACTACATCTTCGTTCGAGACAGTGCCAGAGGCGGTGTCTTACGCTATGTCTACGAGGATGGATGTTACAGACTTTATGCCGATGAAATGCTAAAAGGTATCATCAAAAATTATATTACCTCCTTTGATGAGAGCATCCTGCAAATGCGTGATGTGAATGAAGTCTTTGGACAAATCACCACCGATCTGAAATTCAAAACCAGCGAGGAGCTGAATGCCGATGAGGATATCATCAATTTCCAAAATGGCATTCTAAGACTTTCTGATATGAAGTTGCTTCCTCATAGTCCAGAGGTTATGAGTACCATCCAGATCCCTTGCAATTGGCTGGGGAGTGCTAAACCCACACCGGTCTTTGATAAATTCATGAATGATTTAACCAGTGGCGATAAGGCGGTTGAAAATCTGCTCCTTGAATTTATGGGAGTGTGCCTATCTAATGTGAAAGGTCACCGGATGAAGAAGTCTCTCTTCATGGTCGGTAAAGGAGATACAGGGAAATCCCAGCTAAAGAGTCTGACAGAAAGATTACTCGGTAATGGAAACTTCATCGGAATTGATCTCAAAGAGATTGAGTCCCGGTTTGGCACTGGAAATCTTTATAATAAGCGCCTTGCTGGAAGCTCCGATATGAGCTTCTTAACAGTTGGTGAACTTCGCATCTTTAAACAATGTACCGGTGGAGATAGCATCTTCGCAGAATTCAAAGGTCAAAATGGATTTGAATTCATCTACAAAGGACTCTTCTGGTTTTGTATGAATCGTCTGCCTAAGTTTGGCGGAGATGATGGTCAGTGGGTCTATGATCGGATCATGCAAGTCAACTGCAACAATGTGATACCAAAGGAAAAGCAGGATAAGTTCCTGCTGGACAAAATGTATGCTGAGCGCGATGGCATTGTCCATAAGGCTATTATGGCGCTCACTCAGGTCATTAAGAATGGCTACACTTTTACAGAACCACAGTGTGTAGAGAAGGCAAGAGAAGTTTATATGGCTGAAAACAATACAGTGATTGCCTTTTTTACAGAATGTATGGAAGAAAGACCCCTTGGCAAAATCAAAGACAGCTGTACTACCGGTAGAGTCTTTGATGTGTATAAGGCTTGGTGCATGGATAACAATCATGGCTATGCAAAGACCGCTAAAGAGTTCCGAACAGAACTGGCTGATTATCTGGGGACCACTTTCTCGGATATGACCGTTCGCCGGGGAAAAGGCGGTACTTTTTACCATAGATATACCTTAACTGATGAAGCAAAGAGCAGGTATCAAAGAGCCTATGGCTACGATGAGTTTCCTCTTCTTGCATCAAATCAGTGA
- a CDS encoding helix-turn-helix domain-containing protein, with the protein MKNQFKGYENPFAKTMRLIMDEHPHSGEKTTQKALAKAIGIRPQTVSLYMDGKTQPTADSLYKIAQYFDVSVDYLLTGVSAENKEMHKQLGLSEGAVNLIKRAHKDDKAGSCSKVVPVLDDLLSNVEFYKFLDDLSYKIENLKKLAQLSSDEKEKLMPGLNVQGYWEWDLNNYVHEFIKKELAKKGIHFTES; encoded by the coding sequence GTGAAAAATCAATTTAAAGGTTATGAAAATCCATTTGCAAAGACGATGCGATTGATCATGGACGAACATCCGCATTCCGGAGAAAAAACAACACAAAAGGCGCTGGCAAAAGCTATCGGTATCAGACCGCAGACCGTCAGTTTATATATGGATGGAAAGACTCAACCTACCGCAGACAGCCTCTATAAAATCGCACAGTACTTTGATGTGTCTGTGGATTATTTATTGACTGGAGTAAGTGCAGAGAATAAAGAAATGCATAAGCAACTTGGTTTATCCGAAGGTGCAGTAAATCTGATTAAGAGAGCGCACAAAGATGATAAGGCAGGAAGTTGCTCAAAAGTTGTCCCAGTGCTAGATGATCTATTATCCAATGTGGAGTTTTATAAATTTCTTGATGATTTGTCGTACAAAATTGAGAACCTAAAAAAACTCGCCCAATTGTCATCAGACGAGAAAGAAAAGTTGATGCCTGGTCTCAATGTTCAAGGTTATTGGGAATGGGATCTAAACAATTATGTTCATGAATTTATAAAGAAGGAATTAGCAAAAAAGGGGATACATTTTACGGAAAGCTAG
- a CDS encoding site-specific integrase — translation MPSIEKRGDTYRIMVSLGYNMEGKQIRKTTTFKPPKNVSEKKAEKLATSFAYDFEKKCMGMTNFDENMRFSELVEWYFEQIAPHKLKERTLLTNIYLMKSYVLPYIGHLKLKDITTARIDEMLNHLYKRGKNSRFYVMKDPTLLSDGTRRPASRKTGIELNTIKRAARGEHVSKVTAEKIAGAFGKKLNEMFVEKERPEEERGIGSTSIARIRTATSAIFNTALKKDIIWKNPVVHATSPRGRKKDKDFLDADQCKQLLEHLKEVQNPNARVGLTILIYTGMRSGELCGLHWQDVNLKKGTIYVRYTLYRADGKYKLSTPKTKSSERVIAIPSELTAILKEHKEWQEKRSEKLGSKWKDRGAVVTGMEGEYLSAGYLNTTLKKLLKKYDLPDLHVHDLRHANASLLINAGVPVKFISEHLGHSNTKTTEDIYAHVYNSTAEKVASAISDALDGVI, via the coding sequence ATGCCAAGTATAGAAAAACGGGGCGATACCTACAGAATCATGGTCTCTCTTGGCTATAATATGGAAGGTAAGCAGATTAGAAAGACCACAACTTTCAAGCCACCGAAGAATGTTAGTGAGAAGAAAGCAGAGAAGCTGGCTACATCCTTTGCCTATGACTTTGAAAAGAAGTGTATGGGCATGACCAACTTTGATGAGAACATGCGTTTTTCAGAGCTGGTAGAGTGGTACTTTGAACAGATCGCTCCGCACAAGTTGAAAGAGCGAACACTGCTAACCAACATTTATTTGATGAAGAGTTATGTACTTCCCTACATCGGGCACTTGAAGCTGAAGGATATCACGACAGCCCGAATTGACGAGATGCTGAATCATCTTTATAAGAGAGGAAAAAACAGTCGCTTCTATGTTATGAAAGACCCAACACTTCTGAGTGATGGAACAAGAAGGCCTGCATCAAGAAAAACTGGAATCGAACTCAATACCATAAAAAGAGCGGCACGAGGTGAACATGTCAGTAAGGTAACTGCAGAGAAGATTGCTGGCGCTTTTGGTAAAAAGCTAAATGAGATGTTTGTGGAAAAAGAAAGGCCAGAAGAAGAACGTGGAATAGGGAGTACATCTATTGCAAGGATAAGAACGGCTACCTCGGCTATCTTTAACACCGCGCTTAAGAAAGATATCATCTGGAAGAACCCGGTAGTTCATGCCACATCACCGCGAGGTAGAAAAAAAGATAAAGACTTCCTTGATGCCGACCAGTGCAAGCAGCTCCTAGAACATTTGAAGGAAGTACAAAACCCCAATGCCCGGGTAGGCTTAACAATACTCATTTACACTGGGATGCGCTCGGGAGAACTGTGTGGGCTTCACTGGCAAGATGTTAACCTAAAAAAAGGAACCATCTACGTCCGCTATACCCTTTATCGAGCGGATGGGAAGTACAAACTATCGACACCAAAAACCAAATCCAGTGAGAGGGTTATTGCCATACCTTCAGAGTTGACAGCCATTTTGAAAGAACATAAAGAATGGCAGGAAAAGCGTAGCGAAAAGCTAGGTTCGAAATGGAAGGATCGAGGAGCGGTAGTCACAGGCATGGAAGGCGAGTACCTCAGCGCTGGCTATTTGAACACCACCCTCAAAAAACTACTGAAGAAATATGATTTACCAGATCTCCATGTGCATGACCTACGCCACGCCAATGCATCCTTGCTCATCAATGCAGGAGTGCCGGTGAAATTTATCTCGGAGCACTTAGGGCATTCCAACACCAAAACCACTGAAGACATTTACGCCCATGTTTATAACTCCACAGCAGAAAAAGTCGCAAGCGCCATCAGTGATGCCTTGGATGGAGTGATTTAA
- a CDS encoding recombinase family protein, translated as MLTILSTLAQEEARNISENVKWGFRKLAERGIVTVPAYLFYGFDSDGNGN; from the coding sequence ATGCTAACCATACTCAGCACCTTGGCTCAAGAAGAAGCTAGAAATATTTCAGAGAACGTAAAATGGGGTTTTAGGAAACTAGCCGAGCGAGGGATCGTGACAGTACCAGCCTATCTCTTTTATGGATTCGACTCTGATGGAAATGGGAACTGA
- a CDS encoding helix-turn-helix domain-containing protein, translated as MNSVLGARIRSLRESKGLTQEQVAEKMNCTRQKYARIEKGLVDISYASIITIAQILEVSPDQITSAVNHKAQKEPMFRDNGASEKGDKFQFLDEMINTFYAHRKLYKSVRQVDGDE; from the coding sequence ATGAACTCGGTTTTAGGAGCAAGAATAAGGTCTTTGCGTGAATCCAAGGGACTCACACAAGAGCAAGTTGCTGAAAAAATGAATTGTACAAGACAAAAGTATGCCAGGATTGAGAAAGGCTTGGTAGACATCTCCTATGCCAGTATTATAACGATTGCTCAGATCTTAGAAGTTTCTCCAGATCAGATAACTTCTGCAGTAAATCATAAGGCTCAAAAAGAACCGATGTTTAGAGATAATGGCGCTTCTGAGAAAGGTGATAAATTTCAATTTCTCGATGAAATGATTAATACTTTCTATGCCCATCGAAAGCTATATAAGAGTGTAAGGCAGGTAGATGGCGATGAATAA
- a CDS encoding ImmA/IrrE family metallo-endopeptidase produces the protein MNKNRQLAIEKIADTVRAECKVTGYGFQNIFEAAEKLGYQVIRYPIGKDEFLGFAMIKEGERIVFSNSSLILSREIFSIAHELGHQKLHLSEQGLTLIKDDDFTNRDEYEVEANYFAASLMMPREKVDKFIRQELNDKSSDKWNGLDIARIQTAFNVSYDMALIRLKALGKLSESQVHYLKNEKGEYTATKLLKAISGNVDLCRSTEAKKVPAEYLEWVISNYNEKLIPRKSLQAALSYVDLDVEDIGGLSEEKDVEDDSVFAKIGT, from the coding sequence ATGAATAAAAATCGACAACTTGCAATTGAAAAAATAGCTGATACTGTTAGAGCTGAGTGCAAAGTAACAGGGTATGGCTTTCAAAATATCTTTGAAGCAGCTGAAAAATTAGGGTATCAAGTTATTAGATACCCAATTGGCAAAGATGAATTTTTGGGTTTTGCTATGATCAAAGAGGGTGAGCGAATTGTTTTCTCAAACTCTTCCTTGATACTGTCAAGAGAAATTTTTTCTATTGCTCATGAGCTGGGACATCAAAAGCTACATTTGTCGGAACAAGGATTAACCCTTATTAAAGATGATGATTTTACCAATAGAGACGAATACGAGGTTGAGGCCAATTACTTTGCCGCTTCGCTAATGATGCCTAGGGAAAAAGTGGACAAATTCATTAGGCAAGAGTTGAATGATAAGAGCAGTGATAAGTGGAATGGCTTAGATATAGCCAGGATACAGACCGCCTTTAATGTTAGTTATGACATGGCTTTGATTCGGTTAAAAGCATTAGGAAAACTAAGCGAAAGCCAAGTACATTATCTAAAAAATGAAAAAGGGGAGTATACCGCCACGAAGCTACTAAAAGCCATTAGTGGTAATGTTGACTTGTGCAGGTCAACAGAAGCGAAGAAAGTCCCCGCTGAGTATCTGGAATGGGTCATTTCAAACTACAACGAAAAACTGATCCCACGCAAAAGCCTGCAGGCTGCTTTAAGTTATGTAGATTTAGACGTAGAAGATATAGGAGGGCTATCAGAGGAAAAAGATGTAGAAGATGACAGTGTTTTTGCAAAGATAGGAACATAG
- a CDS encoding GIY-YIG nuclease family protein, which yields MNSSGVYLLFGKDEAIDKEAVYIGESENILVRLKQHLKKDFWNESLIIISKDDNLNKAYIRYLEQKMIESAVQFSKDHLFSSASTAASIVLGSSSSGQKLWKLPDGISLSEYESSLTDQQ from the coding sequence TTGAATAGTTCTGGAGTATATCTCTTATTTGGGAAAGACGAAGCAATTGATAAAGAAGCCGTCTACATTGGTGAATCAGAAAATATTCTAGTTAGATTGAAGCAACATTTGAAGAAAGATTTTTGGAACGAGTCGCTCATAATAATAAGCAAAGATGACAACCTTAACAAAGCGTATATTCGATATTTAGAGCAGAAAATGATCGAATCAGCTGTACAATTTTCCAAAGACCATCTTTTTTCCAGTGCTTCCACCGCAGCATCTATTGTTTTAGGTAGCTCTTCTAGTGGTCAGAAGTTATGGAAGCTACCAGATGGGATCTCTTTAAGTGAATATGAGTCATCATTGACAGATCAACAATAA
- a CDS encoding ABC transporter substrate-binding protein, whose product MLTKSKKGIFATLAVLTLVTATALTGCGDGASTSSSGDTIQIGALVDKSGKGADWGRKNEIAMNIAVEEINASGGINGSPIELLVRDTNGRNEEAVNLTRSLAGQGVAAIVGPFFSGECEVAFPQANQLQVPIISPSSAKAGISENNRPWAFRNSMTDDKLLREATPRFVKAFDVKTVVVLHDERDAWSKAVGTDDLPREFKAAGVEILNEGNYFSFNTGETNFSAIVTQVRNLNPDAIAFGGLYNEAAAFAREMERQGLKIPVLGGVGMYAGALIQQGGTAVENFVATSSWNVDSEDEQARSFVEKFKPQAAQITPADPLPGSFEANHYETIYMIAHVLEQAGVDHTTPTEEVRLALRDGFANLKDFKGITGLTSIDEKGDGIKTIYPLVVREGRFEILE is encoded by the coding sequence ATGCTTACAAAAAGCAAAAAAGGCATATTCGCCACTTTAGCTGTTCTGACACTGGTAACAGCAACAGCCTTAACAGGATGTGGAGATGGAGCCTCCACTTCCTCAAGCGGTGACACCATCCAAATCGGAGCGCTCGTTGACAAATCGGGCAAAGGCGCCGACTGGGGTCGTAAAAATGAAATTGCTATGAACATCGCCGTCGAAGAAATCAATGCTTCTGGCGGCATTAACGGAAGTCCTATAGAACTTCTCGTTCGCGATACCAATGGCAGAAACGAAGAAGCCGTGAACCTCACTCGTAGCCTGGCCGGTCAAGGCGTCGCCGCCATTGTAGGCCCCTTCTTCAGCGGAGAATGTGAAGTCGCCTTTCCACAAGCCAACCAATTGCAAGTACCGATTATCTCACCCTCATCGGCCAAAGCAGGTATCTCTGAAAACAACCGTCCCTGGGCATTCCGCAATAGCATGACTGACGATAAGCTACTTCGTGAAGCAACGCCTCGCTTTGTCAAAGCGTTTGATGTGAAAACAGTTGTCGTACTCCATGATGAGCGCGATGCCTGGTCCAAAGCAGTCGGGACAGACGATCTACCGAGAGAATTTAAAGCAGCCGGTGTGGAAATCCTCAATGAAGGCAACTATTTCAGCTTCAACACAGGGGAGACCAACTTTAGTGCCATTGTAACGCAAGTTCGGAATCTCAACCCCGATGCCATTGCTTTCGGAGGCCTCTATAATGAAGCCGCTGCCTTTGCTCGAGAAATGGAGCGCCAAGGGCTGAAAATACCGGTGCTAGGTGGCGTAGGTATGTATGCGGGTGCCTTGATTCAGCAAGGCGGTACAGCTGTAGAAAACTTTGTAGCCACCTCAAGCTGGAACGTAGACTCAGAAGATGAACAAGCTAGAAGCTTTGTAGAAAAATTCAAGCCCCAAGCAGCGCAAATTACGCCAGCCGATCCTTTACCAGGTTCCTTTGAAGCCAACCATTATGAGACCATCTATATGATCGCCCATGTGCTAGAACAAGCCGGTGTTGATCACACAACGCCTACGGAGGAAGTTCGTTTGGCCCTACGAGATGGTTTCGCCAACTTAAAAGATTTCAAAGGAATCACTGGTTTGACCAGCATAGATGAAAAAGGAGACGGAATAAAAACCATCTATCCTCTCGTTGTAAGAGAAGGCAGATTCGAAATCTTAGAATAA
- a CDS encoding branched-chain amino acid ABC transporter permease: MLLLQQLINGLMQGSIYALVAIGYSLVFGVLNLLNMAHGEVFMIAGFVGLLLILALDLPIYLAIPAAMAAAALLGVIIELLCFRPIKKEFHLAPVVSTIAFGTVLVSLTVNFIGSEPQVFPAHVNIGDFSVGGILISGTELLMFAIAITLMVLLTFMLEKTKTGRAMRAMAENEKAAQILGVNVKRIIITTFAISAALAGIAGILVGLRFGVISPFVGATIGLKALAVMVIGGLGNIYGAMVAGLLLGMLEAATVVIPGLSPYVDAVIWGFLVFVLLFKPNGLLGTRVQAERV, translated from the coding sequence TTGCTTCTTCTCCAGCAGCTCATCAACGGTTTGATGCAAGGCAGTATCTACGCCCTCGTGGCCATCGGATACTCTCTCGTCTTTGGCGTCTTGAACTTGCTTAACATGGCCCATGGGGAAGTCTTTATGATCGCAGGCTTTGTGGGACTCTTGCTCATCTTAGCCCTTGACTTGCCTATTTATCTGGCCATCCCCGCTGCCATGGCAGCGGCAGCTCTTCTGGGCGTAATCATTGAACTTCTCTGTTTTCGACCGATCAAAAAAGAATTTCATCTGGCGCCTGTCGTTAGCACCATCGCCTTTGGTACCGTTTTAGTCAGTTTGACAGTCAACTTTATCGGTTCGGAACCGCAAGTTTTTCCCGCTCATGTCAATATTGGAGACTTCTCCGTAGGTGGCATTCTCATTAGTGGCACGGAACTGCTGATGTTCGCCATTGCCATAACTCTCATGGTCTTACTCACCTTTATGCTCGAAAAAACAAAAACAGGTCGAGCCATGCGAGCCATGGCAGAAAACGAAAAAGCAGCACAAATTTTAGGTGTAAATGTCAAAAGAATTATCATTACCACCTTTGCCATCTCTGCTGCCTTAGCTGGTATTGCCGGTATCTTAGTCGGTTTGCGCTTTGGTGTGATCAGTCCCTTTGTCGGTGCGACCATTGGCCTAAAAGCATTGGCCGTTATGGTGATTGGTGGTCTGGGTAACATTTACGGTGCGATGGTAGCAGGCTTGCTCTTAGGAATGCTCGAAGCAGCCACCGTTGTCATCCCAGGATTATCGCCCTACGTCGATGCTGTAATCTGGGGTTTTCTCGTCTTCGTCTTGCTCTTTAAACCCAACGGTCTCTTAGGAACAAGAGTACAAGCGGAAAGGGTGTGA